Within Vicia villosa cultivar HV-30 ecotype Madison, WI linkage group LG1, Vvil1.0, whole genome shotgun sequence, the genomic segment ATATTTTATGACAGTGCTATTACATTCATTAATATGTGTGAAAAAACCTTAATCAACACTCATTTTAAAtcaagagtgaagacccattttggtctctcacaaatattacacgagtcaaattagtccctcacaaaaaaattgacccaacttaatcccttacaaaatttaaccgggtcatattagtccttctgctaatatttttctcaaatcggttttttctacttctaaaccggttcttttcatacttctaaaccgtgactggactgacacgttaaatttttttttaaaatgctaaattaatttttatttttaatttcatttttaaacagttattaatgaataatatcaaaaaagccaaaattatttcttataaagtaatttttaaacaagtaatttccatgatttctactaatattagaaaaatcaatttctatcgttagtaaagcaactattatttacaacaagacaaatcaatttcttatgttagtaaagtgattatcatttacaactagataaatcaatttctacggttagtaaagtgactatcaataacaactagacaaatcaatttctattgttagtaaagtgactatcatttacaaatagacaaatcaatttatattgtattaaattgactgttatttaatctgaagagacttaggtttgagactatattgatacaaattttgtattttttattttaaatttagaattgtttaagattaaccacgtgggtctgagttcaactccttataagaaacaattttgtcttttttatattattaatttataattgtttaataatgaaattaaaaataaaaatcaatttagtatttaaaaaatgaaaaataaataaaatccaacgtggcagtccagtcacggtctaaaactagaaaaaaaaaccgatttgagaaaaatattagcagaaggactaatatgatccggttaaattttgtaagggattaagttgggtcaatttttttgtgagggactaatttgactcgtgtaatatttgtgaggaccaaaatgggtcttcactcttaaatcaataaaaaagtaactttaaaaaataagtaataaaatatatgttttttttattatttactttttcaGTTACTTATATTTACTTCTATTTTTCTATTAGTTGAAGAAGGCcctatatattaatttatatggaCAAAAGTTAAGAATACAAAAGTTACTCTAATTCAATTACTTAATAAATTATGGACAAaagttaaaaatacaaaaatatactacTTAGTCAATTACTctaattcaattatttattaaaacataagtaatttttttcattaattagtttttttcaaATCCATTAGTTGAAAATTAATTTGTCAATAATACAGAATCAAAGACAAACTTAATAAGTACTTGATTTCGGTATCAACGGTGCTACTGCTATCAATTTGCAAAcaaagtaattaaataaaaagaaaaggacGAATAGTCCTGAACAAGTCATGTTCTACACTTTTGGTTCAACATTCAAACTTCAGACTTCATCAGAAGTTAGATATTTCTAATTTAATGCACTGTCACATAACTATTGTTGAAGACACAAATTGTTTGAAAACACGAAACTTAACAACCAGTCAAACAAACATTAAAACAATGAAAATTACCAAAAAAGACAAATAAAAAGGTTGTTTAAATCATTCGCAGCTTTGGATTCTTTGCTTAACacagaaaaatcattttttcactTTCTTTGTTCCTGAATTTAATAACCTATTTTCACGCTTATTTCATTTTGTTCTTGTGGGCTCAACCTATATACTTTTGTATCATTGAAAAGCTATCTTTTTTATTCATGCCATTTATACTCTTTACCTTTTACAGCACCTACCATTGAATTGTATTCAGTTTCTATCTATAACATAGGTGTAATTTTATAGCTTCTTATTCTTTACTCTTTATGTTTTTGTTGATCAAAACTTTGATTATGTTTTACTGATGATGTTTCAGAAAGTTTGTATAGTATGAGAGCTAATAAGAGTTTGATAAGTAAGAGGAAGGTTAGCATTAGAAGGAAACtgaggaagatgatgaaatgTGTGTGTTCAAGAGATAGGTTAAGTGTTGATGAAATGAATTATTCATCAGAGTCTCTTGCAACTAGGGACTATTCAGCAACTGCTAGTGGTTATTCGTCTCGACCGGGCGAAAATGAAACTAAGGTGGATAATAGTAACATTGAAGAAGCTGAATCGTCTCTTCGCGAAAGTGGTTACTTGAACTATGAGGTAAGATCAACAAATGTTCTTGAGTCTTTCATTGAACTTTTTGATTGCTTGATAAGTAGTTTAGTTAAGTGCTTATAGCATAATAGATTGTTTTATTTAAGTGCTTATTTCTGATAGGAAGCTAGAGCTTTGTTAGGACGACTTGAGTATCAGAAAGGAAACATTGAAGCTGCACTTCATGTGTTTGAAGGAATAGATATTGCTGCTGTTATTCCTAAAATGAAAATGTCGATATCTAGAAGATGTGAATCGGATAATAAACGTCGTCCGGAAAATGATTATGCGCCTTCTATGTCAATACATGCTGTTAGTTTACTTCTTGAAGCTGTTTTTCTCAAGGCTAAATCATTAAAGACTCTTGGAAGGTTTCAAggtgattattttttataaattattatgtgTCAATATGTGAGTATCAATGTCGTGTTTGGTGTCCGTGTCTGAGTCAGTAGAACGTGTCAATATCAGTGTCATGTATAGTGTCTGAGTCTGAGTCAGTAGAACGTGTCGATATCAATGTCATGCTTCTGATTTTGTTTGCACtgtaatttaattgatttttgcaGAAGCTGCACAATCATGCAAAACAATTTTAGACACTATAGAATCAGCATTACCAGAAAGCTGGCCTGAAAACTTTGTTTCAGATTGTAAATTACAAGAGACGGTAGCAAAGGCGGTTGAATTGCTTCCGGAGCTATGGAGCCTTGCAGGTTCACCTCAAGATGTTGTCTTATCATTTAGGAAAGCCTTGCTTTATCATTGGAATCTTGACGATGAAGCAACTGCGAGAATACAAAAGGAATTTGCTTTGTTTCTTTTATACAGCGGTTACGAAGCGGACTCTCCTCCGCTTCGGTCTCAGTTAGACGGTTCCTTTGTGCCGAGAAACAACATAGAAGAAGCGGTTCTTCTGCTTCGGATTCTGCTGAGAAAATCAAAAGATCCTTCGTTAATCCATCACCTTTCTTTCGCTCTAAGTGCTTGTGGCGAATTCATGACACTAGCACAACAGGTTGAGGAGTTACTTCCAGAAACCATGGAGAGAAGAGGAAGATATTATACTCTATCTCTTTGTTACTGCGGCGAAGGCgagaatatggttgctttggatcTTTTGAGGAACTTTTTGAATAATAAAGAAAACTCGGTAAACTCAGATTGCATAGAGGAATTGCTTTTAGCTTCGAAAATTTGTGCAGACAACAAGGTTTGTGTCGAAGACGGAATCACATTTTCGAGCAAAGCCATTTCTCAGATGAATGGAAAATGCAATCAAATGGAAGCTATTGCGAATTGTTTACTAGGTGTTCTACTGTCAGCAAAATCCAAGTCAGTTTCTTCTGAATCAGAGAAAGTTTTGATACAATCTCAAGCATTCAGTGCTCTAAAAGCTTCTGAAAAAATGATGGAGGATAGTGATCCTAATCCTTACATTGTTCATCATCTTTGTCTAGAATATGCTGAACATAGGAAGCTGAGAATCGCTTACGATCATGCAAAGAATTTGATTAAGCTTGAAGGTGGAACTAGCATTAATGGATATATACTACTAGCAAGGATTTTATCAGCTCAAAAAAAGTTCTCCGATGCCGAGATTGTTATCGATGCTGCGTTAGAACAAAGTGGAAAATGGGAACAAGGAGAATTGTTGAGGACTAAAGCTAAGATTCAGATTGCACAAGGAAGATTGAAAAATGCTATTGAGACATACACTTTTCTTCTCGCTGTTCTTCAAGTCCAGAACAAAAATCTCGGAACTGCAAACAAGGCTATGAAGGTAAGATACACATTCATCAAATAAGGCTTGAGTAACAGTACTCTAACACAATGTTACTTCTCTTTTGTACAGTGTAAGCGAAATCGCGACAGAAGACTAGAAATGGAAGTGTGGCATGATTTAACCAATGTATATACAACTTTATCGCAATGGCGTGATGCCGAAGTTTGTTTAGCCAAATCTGAAGCTATTGATCCATATTCTGCTTCTAGATGGCACTCTACAGGTATTTATTAAAGCTCAACGTGTTTGCGGTTTACGATATTTAGGATATTTACGATATTCTTGATATAGCAGAGTTGATCATAAGTTAGGTTTATTCAGGTATGCTTTATGAAGCAAGAGGTCTACATCAAGAAGcattaaaatcatttaaaaaaggaTTGGATATTGATCCCAACCATGTTCCAAGTTTGATATCAACAGCCTGTGTTCTGAGAAAACTTGGGTgtcaatcatcatcttcaattgtTAAAAGCCTTCTCATTGAGGCATTGAGGCTTGACAGAACAAACTCATCTGCATGGTACAATCTTGGACTTGTCTACAAAGATGATTCGGGAACATCAGCATTGGAAGCTGCTGAATGCCTTGAGGCAGCGGTTTTTCTTGAAGAATCTTGTCCCATTGAACCCTttagataacaacttcatttcttttctttttttggtgtGCTTGTAAAGTTGgtttataaaaatgaaatagtAAAAGGTGAAAGAACTAAGGTAAATGCTTCATATTCTTACAAAATTTACCTTATTTTTGACAGTTTGTTCCATTGAAGGTTCAGAAAATTGTCATCACTGTTTACACAAACCGACAGAATTTTGTTGATAATGTTAAGGATAATGATAGGCGAAAACTAGGTACTTTATAGGGGTTAAAGCAGCAACTTTTATAGGACTAGCTACATAATAAAAGGAATGGTGATAAAGTGGTGTGTAGGGTATGTTTGTTATAACTTTTATGTACCAGTATCAATAATGATAATTGGCTATTGATGAAAGGGGTGGGTTCCAACTTTGTTTTAGCAATTTAGTCAACAAAAACTGAAATTTCTTTGCGCAAATGGAAGTCATGACAAATCACGATGAATGGAATCTCGTATACAAGTTGTATACAGAGGCACATAATTATTGAGGTCCTCCAAAGTCTTTGTGTATCATAACCACATCGGCTAAGATAAAaagatactccctccgtctcataataacacaccatttcacacatattaaaaaaaaagggtcatgctaacgagtgcccccggGACACTCTTTAAggatactaaataaagaaaatattctttacaaaagtcaatatttcaaatttcaatacattttcaatgcattaaatacacgcattttaagaaaaacttaccactttaattacttaaagagtgccccaggggcactcgttagcatttccctaaaaaaaaaaataaaaaaagtaagagagagaatattatttttactataataCCTTTATTATATATTGGAAATGGTGAAACTTTTATAAATTAGAGGGTAGAATtcaaaaaaatgtattaaaaatagaaattgatCATTCATTTTGGAACATCATTTTACTCCAAATGGATCACAAATTGTGGGAGCCGAATGCAATATACAATAATATCCATGATCACGAAATTCATTGGTAGTAAGCATCTAAAATGTTAATCAAAGTGTCACTAAAATCAAATGGTTTTgttaagtgtaagtattattctATAATTTAAAACTCCCAAGTTTACAAAATGTTAAATTATTCTCTAAAATTTAACATATTACAAAATGTTTATAAAAATCAAGTAGATTTGTTGTATGCATTACATATAACATTGTCAATTTCCAAAATTGATCACATTACAAAAAATACCCTAAGCGCAAGTTACTTCAGTTAAAAACTAGAATTTTTATGCTTACACTTGCCTAGGGGGATTCAAATTGTTTGACacgcttaaaattttaaaaaccaaaATAACAGTTTGCTGTGAAGAAAATGTGTTAAATAAGTCGACACAACTAAACTGAACCTTTTCCCAGCAATGTTACAAATACTAAATTTAGACATGAcaatgaaatatttttaaaactattattcAGGAATTATGAGGTGAAAAGGACAATGGCAGGTAGAGAAAAGAAACTTTCATGTGATACCTAGATTATCATTTTCCTACATAGCAACCGACCGATTAACATGAAACAAAATTTTACCAGCAACTTCCTACTTATCCCTCTACTAAAAGACATATAGCAAAAACTGTGACACAAATTTGATATTCTCAGTAACGGCAGGATAACAGCTGATAAATGCATAATCACTTGTGTAACAGCTGATATTTCAATGCAGGGAGATCCAATTGTTCATTGTATGTGACAACAGTATGACAGCTTTTAACATTTAATATGCATGCTTAAGATTCATTTTTTTGTCCTAaaaagatttaattgtttaagtCCATGATGTAGATTCTATTAGGAATAAACGATAACAAAGAGGAATCCACCTGATACAAATCCAGTTACACACATTCAGTTAACACCACAAGAATTCAGTAGCCATGACTTTGGGAAGGTGCATATAATGCACCTACTTCCACATTATGTACATCAGGTCCCTCTCCTTAATAAATCTGGCGATTTACCTCTGATTTTCCCTGCGACGGACATACTTTGTTTTATCATTATATCTTGGTCTGTCATGGTGCCTTTGTGGCTGTGGCTCCACCCTTCTCTGTCTTTCAGGTGGTCTCTGGACAATCTCTCCATTCACATATAATTCAGCTGCaccatcaaaatttaaaaataattattagcctggGTAGACATATTGAAACAAAATAAATAGCCGAGgtaaacaagaacaagactataaagAAGAAAATTACACAAAAGAAAATATAGTTAGAGCAAGAAACCAAGCAGGGAAGACCTATGTATTGTATAACTAGAAGTAAACCTTACCACCCTCTTATTGATCTGCTAGATCATGCAGGTAGGGGAGTCAAAAGCATGAATAACCATTTACTTAAACTATACTTAAAATAGAAAAAGAACAATAAACTCCCTAATGTAAACAAGGAAATGAAAGATAATGAAGAGAAGAGACTAAAATGATAAAACAATGAACCAACAGAAATGTGTTGAAGATTGAAtgtgtttaaaaaataattgaaaaatggAGGATATTCAGGTCGGTCTATTAAACATCTAAGGCTAACACGTAAGCTTTGCCAAGATGTACTGAGAGTGTATCAAGACATACTATGCAAACTCAAATCTGCTGAGTGGACaagcacacaaaaaaaaaaaaaaggctttGCACCAGACATTTCTAAACAATGCAAGTTGTACGCATCATCAAGAGTAAAAGAACAGGAGGAGGGGAATTCTCAGTCATTTTATTAACATTCTAAGCTAGACATTACTCAGGAGAATCATTAGCTTGGCCTAGATGGACTACAATGAAATACATTCTATGCCTGAGTAATTATGTGTCAACTCTAATGACTCTGCAACTCCATAAACAGAACAGATGGAGGGGACTCGTCTGCAGTCCATTAGCATTGCCAAGATGGACTTCTATTTAACAAATTCTATGCTAAGTAATTTATGTATCAACTCCAACGATTTTGCAACTCCATAAACATGTGAAGGAGCAGAACAGATGGAGGGGACTTCCCTGTCAGTCCATTAGCATTCAACACTAGACACAACTCAGGGAGTTATTAGCATTGCCAAGATGGACTTCTATTTATCAAATTCTATGCTAAGTAATTTATGTATCAACTCCAACGATTTTGCAACTCCATAAACATGTGAAGGAGCAGAACAGATGGAGGAGACTTCTCTGTCAGTCCATTAGCATTCAACGCTAGACATAACTCAGGGAGTTATTAGCATTGCCCAGATGGACATCTATTTAACAAATTTGATGCCAAGTAATTTATGTATCAACTCCAATGATTCTGCAACTCCATATACTTGTGAAGGAACAGAACAGATGGAGGAGACTTCTCTGTCAGTCCATTAGCATTCAACGCTAGACATAACTTAGGGAGTTATTAGCATTGCCAAGATGGACATCTATTTAACAAATTTGATGCCAAGTAATTTATGTATCAACTCCAATGATTCTGCAACTCCATGAACATGTGAAGGAACAGAACAAATGGAGGGGACTTCTCTGTCAGTCCATTAGCATTCAACGCTAGACATAACTCAGGGAGTTATTAGCATTGCCAAGATGGACTTCTATTTAACAAATTCTATGCAAAGTAATTTAAGTATCAACTCCAATGATTCTGCAACTCCATGAACATGTGAAGGAACAGAACAAATGGAGGGGACTTCTCTGTCAGTCCATTAGCATTCAATGCTAGACATAACTCAGGGAGTTATTAGCATTGCCAAGATGGACTTCTAATTAAAACATTCTATGCTAAGTAACTTATGTATCAACTCCAATGATTCTGCAACTCCATAAACATGTGAAGGAATAGAACAGATGAAGGGGACTTCTCTCTCAATCCATTAGCAGTCAAAGCTAGACATTACTCGGGGAGTTATTAGCATTGCCAAGATGGACAGCTACGAAACACATTCTAGGCTAAGAAACATGTTTTATGTTATGACTTGATCTTGCCAAGTGTGTAAGAGATTAGTGCTCGCCAAGTGTGTAACTAGAGCAAGAGCAATATGAAACCAATTCCTTTACAGGAGACATTTCAATGTTAATGATAAAAACAAGAGTCTTGTATCTACATGATTCACAACAactacaaaagtaaacaataattaaccaattaattaagttaaaaagTAAATTATATCATTATATGGTAATGTAATGAATGTATCATCAACTCCAATGACTCTGCAACTCCATACACATGTGAAAGAACAGAACATGAGGAGAGGAATTCTTTGTCAGTCCATTAGCATTCAACGCTAGACATTACTCAGAGAGTTACCAGCATTGCCAAGATGGACTACTAAGAAACGCATTCTATGTTATTGATTATTGATTGCAAACTGTGTAACTAGAACAAGAACAATATGACAATCATTTCCGTTCCACAAGACATTTCAATATAAATGCTAAAAACAAGTGTCTTCAATCTACATAGTTTACAAATAAAAAGGTAAACATAAATCAACCAACTAATTaaaatgaataagaaaaaaaatagcatTATAGACATGGGGAAAGAGGTAACATCAAGTGATTTAATGTATCACTTCATATGATTCTGAATCTCAACAAATCTGTGAAGTAACAGAACAGGTAAAGAGGGGATTTTTATGAGTCCATTAGCATTCGAAGCTAGCCATTACCAATTGAAATGAGATTGATAACTTAGCCAAGATCGACTCAAGTCATAAAAAGAGATCGGAAAGAAGTGAACCCTTGCAAACTAAGGTAAAACAGGCTCGTATAAAATTAAGAAAGCCCTAAATCCTTACCGCCATAGTCCTTGTACTCTGGATCAACATAAGAATCAGGGAGGACAAACAGAACTCCGGGCAACCCTACACGAAATAGAAACAACAATACAATACCCATTACATggtaaatcaattaaaaatcatATCAAAATGCTTATTCACAGAACTAATAGTGAAATACCTTCCAGCTTATTAGAAGTCTCCTCATCAATCTCACAGCCAAATCCAAAATACCTCTCACAAGACACATTATAAATCTTCTTCTTAGCTTCCTCCTCACTGGAAaccaaattacaaaaaaaaaacaaatttcaaaagccAGAATCAGTTAGAAACAGTACCACCAATCAAGCTAAAACCAAATTTTTTGTATCACAGACCAGAAGATCTAACATACAATGATCAAAACCTACAAAAATAATCATAAGAAATTGTTGTACCTTCCGAGAATTTTGGCGAGGGTTTGGACGTAAGCGTCAATCATCTGTTGCTTGGTAGCACCTTCACCGCCGGGCTTATCCATAACGATGAGCCAGTGGTTGTAATCGCAACCGGGAAAGAGTGGAGCCATCTCAGTAGGAGGTCGGTCGCtgaaggaggaggaggaggttgaACCCGAGTTAAGCGGCGAATAGGTCGAGAAACCGGCGCGGCTCATTCCGGAACAGGCTGTTGGAATAAGCGACTGGAGTATGGCTTGTGACACGGGGAGGATGAAACGACGGGAAGTGAAGGGTGAAGGTTTTGACAGTGCGGCGGCGGCGGAAGTGGTGGTGGAGAAAATGCGCATTGTGAAATGTGTGGAGAGGCGTGAGAAGGAAGAAGCAATCGCTCTCGCCATGATGAATCTGAGGGAGAGTGAAGAGAAATGAGGGTTTTTCGAGATTAGGGTTTTTGCTGGTTCACTATATGTAGAATGTAAAACACATGTAtcctatatatattatatataatttttttattatgggTTTTAGAAAATTCAGAATACCGAATCATCCGTTCATAcaaaattgattttataaaaacaaattaaaaaccttaacaaaCATGGATGACTCATTCAAATAGAATGAATTGTAGGAAAATAAATCGAATtggatgaaaataaaaataattaattattttggttAAATGTCTGTTGTATGGAGCATTTGACAAacagaaatatttatttttggaaTGATAAAATTGATTAAACTAATTGGGATATTATTCGACACGTGGTTTATTCTTTTATCTATTATTCATTGCAAGTCTTCTTTTTTAGGGTATTTTTCGAGTATAATGTAAATGGTGTCACGTTAGTTTCACTAAATTTGAATATTATTCTTGGTCGCTCGCGGAGCCAATGTTCAAAGGTTCAATTGTGAAACCCTGAACGGAATACGCAAGCAATAAACAATGAACAAGTGAGATGTTACCCAAATGTGGAACATGCAACCTTGACTATCAGTCTTCTTCACAATCTCGAAGGATCTGCATAATGTGTTGGTTTAAACGAAAACGATTTTAACCACTCATCTTATATAAGTTTCGCATGCGCTAGTTTCAAGTGTTGACCCAATTCTCACTCTTAAGCTACTTCTCGATTACTTTACCAACTTGGATGTTAGAGTGCTAATCTTCTTGATCCACCTCGCTTTATCGCATAAGAAGCATTCACCCCCATACCCGGAAACTATATTTCTCTCTCATTTACTATTCCTATTTCCACTGCATAACAATGGCATTGTTTATGGGAATCGACCTCTAATTCCCACAAATTTCCACGAGAAACCATCATTTTTATTACAATTCAGCAAGCGTATAATCTCCTTCCTATTCGGACAAATGATCTTCTCCATGTCAATCATCTTTATATCTTTATCTTTATATTTACTTTCATCCTTCCTTCATCCATGTCAATCATCATTCGGGTTGCTTTCTTGAAAGGACGACCTAAGATCAGAGGTATgtctttatcttcatcaattttcatcACCACAAAATTAGTTGGGAATAGAAAACCTTCTAGTTTAACCATAACATCCTTCACTGTTCCAATTGGTTTTATGATTGATTTGTCAGCAAGTTGCAACTTTATTGTTGTAGTTTCAAAACAAGATTTTCCATCTTTGTTGTGGTTGATAATGGGAGAAGATTAATGTTTGATCCAAGATCAATCAAAGCATTATCAAAATGGATATTTTCAACGGTAATCGTGAAACAACTGCACGAAATCATCagatcaatgaagtcgccatcgattgtttatttatcccaTGAAAtaggaaaggaaaacatcg encodes:
- the LOC131644324 gene encoding protein NPGR2-like, with translation MRANKSLISKRKVSIRRKLRKMMKCVCSRDRLSVDEMNYSSESLATRDYSATASGYSSRPGENETKVDNSNIEEAESSLRESGYLNYEEARALLGRLEYQKGNIEAALHVFEGIDIAAVIPKMKMSISRRCESDNKRRPENDYAPSMSIHAVSLLLEAVFLKAKSLKTLGRFQEAAQSCKTILDTIESALPESWPENFVSDCKLQETVAKAVELLPELWSLAGSPQDVVLSFRKALLYHWNLDDEATARIQKEFALFLLYSGYEADSPPLRSQLDGSFVPRNNIEEAVLLLRILLRKSKDPSLIHHLSFALSACGEFMTLAQQVEELLPETMERRGRYYTLSLCYCGEGENMVALDLLRNFLNNKENSVNSDCIEELLLASKICADNKVCVEDGITFSSKAISQMNGKCNQMEAIANCLLGVLLSAKSKSVSSESEKVLIQSQAFSALKASEKMMEDSDPNPYIVHHLCLEYAEHRKLRIAYDHAKNLIKLEGGTSINGYILLARILSAQKKFSDAEIVIDAALEQSGKWEQGELLRTKAKIQIAQGRLKNAIETYTFLLAVLQVQNKNLGTANKAMKCKRNRDRRLEMEVWHDLTNVYTTLSQWRDAEVCLAKSEAIDPYSASRWHSTGMLYEARGLHQEALKSFKKGLDIDPNHVPSLISTACVLRKLGCQSSSSIVKSLLIEALRLDRTNSSAWYNLGLVYKDDSGTSALEAAECLEAAVFLEESCPIEPFR
- the LOC131644325 gene encoding multiple organellar RNA editing factor 2, chloroplastic-like, whose translation is MARAIASSFSRLSTHFTMRIFSTTTSAAAALSKPSPFTSRRFILPVSQAILQSLIPTACSGMSRAGFSTYSPLNSGSTSSSSFSDRPPTEMAPLFPGCDYNHWLIVMDKPGGEGATKQQMIDAYVQTLAKILGSEEEAKKKIYNVSCERYFGFGCEIDEETSNKLEGLPGVLFVLPDSYVDPEYKDYGAELYVNGEIVQRPPERQRRVEPQPQRHHDRPRYNDKTKYVRRRENQR